The following are encoded together in the Scomber japonicus isolate fScoJap1 chromosome 20, fScoJap1.pri, whole genome shotgun sequence genome:
- the LOC128381565 gene encoding urotensin-2 receptor, whose translation MNNRSVNLNTSPPQVGGAGGGSGTVDHELVITSTFGTLLSVVYIIGVSGNVYTLVVMCHSIRFATSMYISIINLALADLLYLSTIPFVVSTYFLKDWYFGDVGCRILLSLDLLTMHASIFTLTVMCTERYLAVTKPLDTVRRSKSYRKALAWGVWLLSLVLTVPMMIMVAETTKKSPDGGVKRMCAPTWAPLAYKVYVTVLFGTSIMAPGLIIGYLYVKLARTYLESQRNSVISNGGKRSPKQKVLIMIFTIVLVFWACFLPFWIWQLLPLYHTKPLSLASQTHTCINYLVASLTYSNSCINPFLYTLLTKNYREYLKNRHRSFYRYTSSFKQRPPSLYSWGKSASSSNQFEFNSETLVMGALK comes from the coding sequence ATGAATAACAGGTCAGTGAATTTAAACACTAGTCCGCCTCAGGTTGGTGGTGCTGGTGGCGGCTCCGGGACTGTGGATCATGAACTCGTTATTACATCTACTTTCGGGACGCTTCTTTCCGTTGTCTATATAATTGGAGTGTCTGGAAATGTATATACTCTGGTGGTGATGTGTCACTCGATCCGTTTTGCCACTTCTATGTACATCTCCATCATCAACCTGGCCCTGGCGGACCTGCTCTACCTCTCCACCATCCCCTTCGTGGTGTCCACATACTTCTTAAAGGACTGGTACTTCGGGGATGTGGGATGCCGCATCCTCCTCAGCTTGGATCTCCTCACCATGCACGCCAGCATCTTCACCCTCACTGTCATGTGCACGGAGCGCTACCTGGCCGTGACTAAGCCGTTGGATACGGTGAGACGCTCCAAGAGTTACCGCAAAGCTCTGGCGTGGGGTGTGTGGTTGCTTTCTCTGGTCCTCACCGTGCcaatgatgataatggtggCCGAGACTACCAAAAAATCACCGGACGGGGGTGTGAAGAGGATGTGTGCACCCACTTGGGCACCCCTGGCTTATAAAGTGTACGTGACCGTCCTGTTTGGCACCAGCATCATGGCACCGGGGCTTATTATCGGATATCTTTATGTCAAGTTAGCCCGCACTTATTTAGAGTCCCAGCGCAACTCTGTGATCAGCAACGGCGGCAAGCGCTCACCAAAGCAGAAAGTGCTGATCATGATTTTCACCATCGTGCTGGTGTTCTGGGCGTGCTTTCTACCCTTCTGGATTTGGCAGCTGTTGCCTCTGTATCACACCAAACCTCTGAGCCTGGCCTCGCAGACTCACACCTGCATCAATTACCTGGTGGCGAGTCTCACATATAGTAACAGCTGCATTAACCCTTTCCTCTACACGCTCCTCACCAAGAATTACAGAGAGTATCTGAAGAACAGGCACAGGAGCTTCTACAGGTACACCTCCTCGTTTAAGCAGCGGCCGCCCAGCCTGTACTCCTGGGGGAAGTCGGCGTCTTCCAGTAACCAGTTTGAGTTCAACTCGGAGACGCTGGTCATGGGCGCACTGAAGTGA